CAAGAAAAGATTGTACTATCACCGAACTGATCTTCGTTGATGAAAAAATTGCTGACGGATTTTATTTACTCGAATTGCAATATGCTGCATTTGATAATGATGCGAGTCCGTCGCGGCCGATACTTTATGGTTTGATTTGATTTCGGACTTCTTCTTGCCAATGAAGAACCAGTAAGGCTTTTTACAATGAAAATTATTTCCCGCAGATTTCGCAGATAAGGCGCAGATAAATTCGCAGATCGGGTATTACAAATTTATAGAGTTGTCATTTTAAATAAGAGATGTCTTTTTGAATTACCAAAGTGTGTAAATTAAAAAAGGAAAAATCTGCGAATTTATCTGCGCCTTATCCGCGGAAATCTGCGGGAAATAAAAAAACGAGTTGGGGTGTAGTCTGCAGACTACACCCCAACTCGAACTTTAATCGAAGAAAGAACTCTGTTTTTATTTAGAATCATTCTTAATTACCCATAAATCAGGTGTTTCCGAACCACCTCGCCTTTTTCAAAACGACTGACGAAAGTCCTTAATAGTGAAAACGTTTCAAATAAAAAGTTAATAAAGTATTTATATTGTTGATAACCACATGTATTAGTTTTAAAATTTTTTGCTGAAAAACTTTTTAGAGTTGCCGATTGTGATAAATTTGCACCCGTTCGTGAAAAACTGACAATTTAATGACTGCTAGTGGTCGAAACCTTCATTTTCTGAACAATATTCCTCCGTTTGTGCAACGGACTAACAAAATCAACATGAATTACCCTTACATCGCCCGGTACTTTGCGTTTCTAATTTCGATATTCTTCATCACATTGTTCGGTGCCAATACGGCAAGTGCGCAAGATGGAGAAGCTCTTTTTAAAGCAAATTGTACTTCTTGTCACGCCGTAAAAGAAAAAGTTATCGGTCCTGCATTGGCCGGTGTTGAAACCCGCCGTACGGAAGAATGGTTGATCAAATGGATCAAAAATTCTCAGGCAATGGTTAAAGCCGGAGATCCGGACGCTGTAAAATTATACAACGATTACAACAAGGTTGCCATGACATCTTTCAATCTGAAAGATGATGAGATCAAAGCAATTCTTGCTTATACAAAGAAAGTTGCCGAAACTCCGGATGCAGTACCAGCTACTCCTGTTGCAGGCGATGGACAACCGGTAGAAGAAAAGCCGATCTGGCCATACTTATTAATAGCAATTTGTTTACTTTATTTAATTGCAGGAGTTTTAAGAAAAGTACAGGACACACTTGCACATGCCGTTCGTACAAAGAATAATGAACCACATCCGATTCCTCAACCTGCGAAAGTCCGTAACCGTGAGTGGATCCGTCAGAATAAAAAATTAATTGCTGTAGCTCTTTTAGCAGTTACATTAATAGGTAGTGTTAAAGGCTGGTATTCTCTTCAGTCGATTGGTATTTCTCAAGGTTATACACCTGATCAACCGATCAAATATTCTCACAAACTTCACGCAGGTAAATTACAGATCGCTTGTGTGTATTGTCATGGTGGTGCTGAGCGTGGTAAAACTGCCGGTGTTCCTTCTGCAAACGTTTGTATGAACTGTCACAAATACGTGAAGAAAGGTCCTGAAACGGGAACAGAAGAGATCGCAAAAATTTACAAAGCCCTTGATTACGATGCTGACAAAGGAACTTACGGTCCGAATCAGAAGCCAATTCAGTGGGTACGTGTTCACAACCTGCCTGATCTTGCTTACTTCAATCACGCACAACATTATGTTGTAGGTAAAATTGCTTGTCAGACATGTCACGGTCCGGTTCAGGACAGTATGACTGTTGCCGGTCAGTATTCACCGCTTACAATGGGCTGGTGTATCGACTGTCACAGAAAGACTGATGTGAAAATGGCAGGTAATGCTTATTACGATAATTTACACAAAGACTTAAAAGCGAAACATCCGAACGATTCTACATTTACTGTAGAACAGATCGGTGGAACTGAATGTTCACGTTGTCACTATTAAGAGAATAAATATAAATTGCTTTAAAGAATTACCATTAATATCCAACAATGGAAAAGAAATACTGGAAAGGTGTAGAAGAACTTCGCAATGATGCAGAGTTCGTACGTTTAAAAAACGACGAGTTTTACGAACCTCTTCCGATCGATGAACTCATCAACAAAAAAGCAGACGATGTAACAGTTACACCTCGTCGCGACTTCCTGAAATTTTTAGGTTTCAGTGTTGCTGCTGCTTCTTTAGCTGCATGTGAAGCTCCTGTTCGTAAAACAATACCATACGTTGTTCGTCCTGAGCAGATCACTCCCGGAATCGCCAACTATTATGCATCAAGTTATTTTGATGGTTATGATTACGCAAGTATCGTAGTTAAAACACGCGAAGGTCGTCCGATCAAAATTGAAGGAAATACACTGAGTTCAATTTCAAAAGGAAAAGTAAATGCACGTATTCAGGCATCTGTACTTTCTTTATATGACAATGTTCGTTTACGCGGACCATTGATGAATGGAAATGCAGCAAGCTGGTTTGATACAGACAAGGCAATCCGTGAAAAACTTACTGCTATTGCTGCAAAAGGCGGAAAGATCCGTATCCTTTCATCAACAGTGATCAGTCCTTCGACATTAAAAGTGATCGGAGATTTTACAACTAAATATCCTACAACAAAACATATTCAATACGATGCAGTTTCATTCTCTGCAATGCGTCAGTCTAACAACGACAGCTTTGGAGTAAATGGAATCCCTTCATACATGTTCAATAAAGCGAATGTTATCGTTGGTATTGAATCTGATTTTTTAGTGAATGGAATTTCACCAATTGAATACGCTGCTCAGTATGCTGAAGGGCGTAAACTTGATGGTGGAAAAAAATCTATGTCGCGTCACTTCCAGATGGAAGCCGCTCTTTCTGTAACAGGAAGTAATGCTGATGTTCGTATTGGTGTAAAACCATCACAACAAGGTGCTGCTGTTGTTACATTATACAATGCTATTGCATCGAAATCAGGTGCTGCTGCGATCAGCGGTGGTATCGAAGGTGAAATGGCAGGTAGAATTGAAAAAGCAGCAGAAGAATTACTGGCAAACAAAGGCAAATCACTTGTCGTTTGCGGTATCAATGATGTTGCCGTTCAGAATTTAGTGAATGCAATCAATGTAATGCTGAACAGTTACGGCAATACAATTGATCTTACAACAACATGTAATCTACGTCAGGGAAATGATGCTGAGTTAGCAACACTTCTTGATGAAATGAATAAAGGTGAAGTAGCAGCATTGTTAGTTTACAATTGCAATCCTGCCTACACATTACCAAACGGAAACGCATTCGCTGACGGAATGAAGAAGGCTGAACTTTCAGTTTCTTTTTCTGATCGTCCGGATGAAACATCTGTACTTTGTCAGTTCGTTTGTCCTGATCATCACGCATTAGAAAGCTGGAACGATGCAGAACCTAAAAAAGGTTATTATTCAGTTTGCCAGCCAACAATTGCACCACTATTCAATACACGTCAGTTCCAGGAAACATTACTTGCCTGGACAGGTGCACCGACAATTTTCCATGATTATATGAAAGCTGCATGGTCTTCTATGTTGCCAATGGGAATGTCGTGGGATAAATTCCTTCAGGATGGTGTTCTTGAAAACACAGGAACGACGGCAGGAACATTCACATCAAAAGCATCACTTGTTGCTCCGGCAGCAGTTGCAGCTTCTGCATTTGAATTAGTAGTTTATGAAAAAGTTGGATTAGGAAATGGTCATCAGGCAAACAATCCTTGGCTCCAAGAGTTACCGGATCCGATCTCAAAAATAACCTGGGACAATTACTTAGCGGTATCTCCAAAAGATGCACGCGAAAAAGGCTGGGCTCAGGGAAATATTGTTTCCATTAAGAGTGGAAATGTAAGTGCAAAAGTTCCTGTTGTTGTACAACCGGGACAAACTCCGGGAACAGTTTCATTAGCTATCGGCTATGGAAGAACATCAGCAGGTAAGTCAGCTGATAAGGTAGGTGTGAATGCATATCCTTTTGTTGCAATGACAGCAGGTGGACTTCGTTATTCTGCTCCTGTGGAAATTTCAAAAACTGTTGATGAGGATTATCTTTTTGCAGCGACGCAGACGCATCACACAATGATGGGTCGTGCAATTGTGAAAGAAACTACTCTTGAAGAATACATCAAGACACCGAATGCAGGGAATGAGCCTGAAATGATCCGCATCAAGGAAGGCCATGAAGAAAGAAAAGAACATCCTGAAGTGGTGACTCTATGGAAAGAGCATGAAGTAGGAAATCATCACTGGGGAATGTCGATTGACTTAAACAGTTGTATCGGTTGCGGCGCCTGCGTTGTAGCTTGTACGGCAGAAAATAACGTATCCGTTGTAGGTAAAGATGAAGTAAGACGCAGCCGTGAAATGCACTGGATGCGTATCGACCGTTACTACAGCAGTGATGCAGATCCGAAGGAGCACGAAAAAGGTGACATCAAATTGATGGAGATTCCTAGCGACATGCCAAAGGTGGTTTATCAGCCTGTAATGTGTCAGCATTGTAATCACGCACCTTGTGAAACAGTTTGTCCGGTGATTGCAACAAGTCACAGTTCAGAAGGTTTGAATCAGATGACGTACAACCGTTGTGTTGGTACACGTTACTGTGCAAACAACTGTCCTTACAAAGTTCGTCGCTTTAACTGGTTC
The sequence above is drawn from the Bacteroidota bacterium genome and encodes:
- a CDS encoding c-type cytochrome, with the translated sequence MNYPYIARYFAFLISIFFITLFGANTASAQDGEALFKANCTSCHAVKEKVIGPALAGVETRRTEEWLIKWIKNSQAMVKAGDPDAVKLYNDYNKVAMTSFNLKDDEIKAILAYTKKVAETPDAVPATPVAGDGQPVEEKPIWPYLLIAICLLYLIAGVLRKVQDTLAHAVRTKNNEPHPIPQPAKVRNREWIRQNKKLIAVALLAVTLIGSVKGWYSLQSIGISQGYTPDQPIKYSHKLHAGKLQIACVYCHGGAERGKTAGVPSANVCMNCHKYVKKGPETGTEEIAKIYKALDYDADKGTYGPNQKPIQWVRVHNLPDLAYFNHAQHYVVGKIACQTCHGPVQDSMTVAGQYSPLTMGWCIDCHRKTDVKMAGNAYYDNLHKDLKAKHPNDSTFTVEQIGGTECSRCHY
- a CDS encoding TAT-variant-translocated molybdopterin oxidoreductase, whose amino-acid sequence is MEKKYWKGVEELRNDAEFVRLKNDEFYEPLPIDELINKKADDVTVTPRRDFLKFLGFSVAAASLAACEAPVRKTIPYVVRPEQITPGIANYYASSYFDGYDYASIVVKTREGRPIKIEGNTLSSISKGKVNARIQASVLSLYDNVRLRGPLMNGNAASWFDTDKAIREKLTAIAAKGGKIRILSSTVISPSTLKVIGDFTTKYPTTKHIQYDAVSFSAMRQSNNDSFGVNGIPSYMFNKANVIVGIESDFLVNGISPIEYAAQYAEGRKLDGGKKSMSRHFQMEAALSVTGSNADVRIGVKPSQQGAAVVTLYNAIASKSGAAAISGGIEGEMAGRIEKAAEELLANKGKSLVVCGINDVAVQNLVNAINVMLNSYGNTIDLTTTCNLRQGNDAELATLLDEMNKGEVAALLVYNCNPAYTLPNGNAFADGMKKAELSVSFSDRPDETSVLCQFVCPDHHALESWNDAEPKKGYYSVCQPTIAPLFNTRQFQETLLAWTGAPTIFHDYMKAAWSSMLPMGMSWDKFLQDGVLENTGTTAGTFTSKASLVAPAAVAASAFELVVYEKVGLGNGHQANNPWLQELPDPISKITWDNYLAVSPKDAREKGWAQGNIVSIKSGNVSAKVPVVVQPGQTPGTVSLAIGYGRTSAGKSADKVGVNAYPFVAMTAGGLRYSAPVEISKTVDEDYLFAATQTHHTMMGRAIVKETTLEEYIKTPNAGNEPEMIRIKEGHEERKEHPEVVTLWKEHEVGNHHWGMSIDLNSCIGCGACVVACTAENNVSVVGKDEVRRSREMHWMRIDRYYSSDADPKEHEKGDIKLMEIPSDMPKVVYQPVMCQHCNHAPCETVCPVIATSHSSEGLNQMTYNRCVGTRYCANNCPYKVRRFNWFQYSDNAKFDFNTNNDLGKMVLNPDVVVRSRGVMEKCSMCVQRIQEGKLNAKKEGRQVKEGEVNMACAQTCPTNAITFGDYNKKDSAINKMWNPEERSYHLLGELNVQPNVFYQTKVRNVEEAAVSHSGEQKHS